A single region of the bacterium genome encodes:
- the polA gene encoding DNA polymerase I gives MSMIIVDGSALVYRAHYAFIKRPLTAPSGETTSVAFGFFNSLLRLIAARKPEYLVIVFDEKGKVFRHEMYPDYKANRKPMPDDLADQLPRLHELLAAWGVPVLSRAGYEADDIMATLARTSGRISDKVWFYTGDKDFLQLLDERTAMLKPGRRNSDVTEFTADDVRREFGLEPAALSDVFALAGDSSDNIPGAPGVGAKTATKLIQEYGSLARLYADLDATELTPRLKRVLGEHREQVFLSRKLFRIDDAVPLEIEWSDLRTRLPTSPAVRALLDELGLRQILALTDRLAERDGAGESGDVETAAAPDARWNLRARGYRLLGDAPALAAYLESVPADVPLAVDTETDGLRPDTARLVGISLCARRGESVYIPVLVRAVAAQGDLFPGDAEDNLDWIRPGLAPVLADPDRLLVGQNLKFDRWILDRHGLPLGGKVFDTMVAAYVLDPGRQRFGLDELARDYLELDMIPYADLFGPGDRAKDILSVPLERLAVYAAEDADATRRLHELFVAELSGQPVLADLFETMETPLTEVLYAMEKRGIALDLPFLAGLGETFRAELAVLEQKIHETAGKEFNVQSPQQLAAVLFEDLGLKPVKKTSSGWSTDVSVLSALAEKHPLPGQVLEHRQLAKLLGTYVDSLMELVNPDSGLIHTSFNQAVTATGRLSSSDPNLQNIPVRSERGRQIRRAFVPRTEGAVFVSADYSQIELRLLAHLSGDEKLIETFRAGGDVHRRTAALVGGVDEDAVTGEMRGRAKAINFGVIYGMGARALARQLGITTREASGFIDGYFRTYPGVKRYVAARRDQARQTGATETLFGRRRALPEIMSDNNRLRSFQERVAVNTPIQGSAADLIKLAMLEVENRLADAGLASMLLLQVHDELLLESPAAEVERVTALVRDAMSGVYALDVPLVVDVHVGADWAEAHG, from the coding sequence GTGTCGATGATCATCGTGGACGGCTCCGCGCTCGTCTACCGCGCCCATTACGCCTTCATAAAGCGGCCGCTCACCGCGCCGAGCGGCGAGACCACGTCCGTGGCCTTCGGCTTCTTCAACAGCCTCCTGCGCCTCATCGCCGCCCGGAAGCCCGAGTATCTCGTGATCGTCTTCGACGAGAAGGGGAAGGTCTTCCGCCACGAGATGTACCCGGACTACAAGGCGAACCGCAAGCCCATGCCCGATGATCTGGCGGACCAGCTGCCCCGCCTGCACGAGCTGCTCGCCGCCTGGGGCGTGCCGGTCCTTTCCCGCGCCGGATACGAAGCGGACGATATCATGGCCACGCTAGCGCGCACGTCGGGCCGGATCAGCGATAAGGTCTGGTTCTACACCGGCGACAAGGACTTCTTGCAGCTGCTGGACGAGCGCACGGCCATGCTGAAGCCGGGGCGCCGCAACAGCGATGTGACGGAATTCACGGCCGACGACGTGCGGCGCGAATTCGGCCTGGAACCGGCGGCGCTCAGCGACGTCTTCGCGCTCGCCGGCGACAGCAGCGACAACATACCCGGTGCGCCGGGCGTGGGCGCCAAGACGGCCACGAAACTGATCCAGGAATACGGTTCGCTGGCGCGTCTCTACGCGGATCTCGATGCGACGGAGCTCACACCGCGCCTCAAACGCGTCCTGGGCGAGCACCGGGAGCAGGTCTTCCTGTCGCGGAAGCTCTTCCGGATAGACGATGCCGTTCCCCTGGAGATCGAATGGTCCGACTTGCGCACCAGGTTGCCGACGAGCCCCGCGGTGCGCGCGCTGCTCGACGAGCTCGGACTGCGCCAGATCCTCGCCCTGACCGACAGGCTCGCGGAGCGGGACGGCGCGGGAGAAAGTGGCGACGTCGAAACGGCGGCGGCCCCGGACGCCCGCTGGAACCTCCGCGCCCGCGGGTACCGCCTGCTCGGCGACGCGCCCGCACTGGCCGCGTACCTGGAATCCGTTCCGGCGGATGTCCCGCTGGCCGTGGACACGGAGACGGACGGACTGCGTCCGGACACCGCGCGGCTGGTCGGCATCTCGCTCTGCGCGCGGCGGGGAGAGAGCGTTTATATCCCCGTCCTCGTGCGCGCCGTCGCGGCGCAGGGCGATCTCTTTCCGGGCGACGCCGAGGACAACCTGGACTGGATCCGGCCCGGACTCGCGCCGGTCCTCGCGGATCCGGACCGCCTGCTGGTGGGCCAGAACCTCAAGTTCGACCGGTGGATCCTGGACCGGCACGGACTGCCGCTCGGCGGCAAGGTCTTCGACACGATGGTCGCCGCCTACGTCCTGGACCCGGGGCGCCAGCGATTCGGCCTCGACGAACTGGCGCGGGACTACCTCGAGCTGGACATGATCCCCTACGCCGATCTCTTCGGGCCCGGGGACCGCGCCAAGGACATCCTGTCCGTGCCGTTGGAGCGACTGGCCGTTTACGCCGCCGAGGATGCCGATGCGACCCGGAGGCTCCACGAGCTGTTCGTGGCGGAACTGTCCGGTCAACCGGTCCTGGCCGACCTGTTCGAGACCATGGAGACGCCCCTGACGGAGGTGCTCTATGCCATGGAAAAGCGCGGTATCGCCCTGGACCTGCCGTTCCTCGCGGGTCTCGGTGAGACGTTCCGCGCCGAACTGGCGGTTCTCGAGCAGAAGATCCACGAGACAGCGGGCAAGGAATTCAACGTCCAGAGTCCCCAGCAGCTGGCGGCGGTCCTGTTCGAGGATCTCGGGCTGAAGCCGGTGAAGAAGACGTCTTCCGGCTGGAGCACCGACGTGTCCGTCCTCAGCGCCCTGGCCGAGAAACACCCCTTGCCGGGGCAGGTTCTCGAGCACAGGCAACTGGCAAAGCTCTTGGGGACTTACGTCGACAGCTTGATGGAACTGGTCAATCCCGACAGCGGTCTCATCCACACGTCCTTCAACCAGGCGGTGACCGCGACGGGCCGGCTGTCTTCGTCGGATCCCAACCTGCAGAACATACCGGTGCGGTCCGAGCGGGGGCGTCAGATCCGCCGGGCGTTCGTCCCCCGCACCGAGGGCGCGGTCTTCGTCTCGGCTGATTATTCCCAGATCGAGCTGCGGCTGCTGGCGCACCTGTCCGGGGACGAGAAGCTGATCGAGACCTTCCGCGCGGGCGGGGACGTGCACAGGCGCACCGCCGCACTTGTTGGGGGCGTCGACGAGGATGCGGTCACCGGTGAGATGCGCGGCCGCGCCAAGGCCATCAACTTCGGTGTCATCTACGGCATGGGCGCCCGGGCGCTGGCCCGGCAGCTCGGCATCACCACGCGCGAGGCTTCCGGCTTCATCGACGGGTATTTCCGCACCTATCCAGGCGTCAAGCGGTACGTCGCCGCCCGCCGGGACCAGGCCCGGCAGACGGGCGCGACCGAGACCCTGTTCGGACGCCGCCGCGCGCTGCCCGAGATCATGTCCGACAACAACCGCCTCCGCAGCTTCCAGGAACGCGTCGCCGTCAACACCCCCATCCAGGGCAGCGCGGCCGACCTGATCAAGCTGGCGATGCTGGAGGTAGAGAACAGGCTCGCCGACGCGGGATTGGCGTCGATGCTGCTGCTCCAGGTTCACGACGAGCTGCTGCTGGAGTCGCCGGCCGCGGAGGTCGAACGGGTGACCGCGCTCGTTCGCGACGCCATGTCCGGCGTGTACGCGCTCGACGTGCCGCTGGTGGTGGACGTGCACGTGGGCGCCGACTGGGCGGAAGCCCATGGGTGA
- the nadD gene encoding nicotinate (nicotinamide) nucleotide adenylyltransferase, protein MRLALFGGSFDPFHNGHLAVVRELGDRGLCEQVLISPARISPGKPAPLAAGHHREVMAVLGAAEHAYVSVLDLELRRPGPSYTVETLAELSRGRPGDEWLLIVGADAWRDFRTWHDPDRILELARIVVFPRPGIDPDPASSTPRVTLLEDFLVPVTSTAIRRRIAAGESVTHLLPGRVLDYIRLHGLYGCPCAADDGG, encoded by the coding sequence ATGAGACTGGCTCTCTTCGGCGGCTCCTTCGATCCGTTCCACAACGGACATCTCGCCGTCGTGAGGGAACTGGGCGATCGCGGCCTCTGCGAACAGGTCTTGATCTCGCCGGCGAGGATTTCACCGGGGAAACCGGCGCCACTGGCCGCCGGGCATCACCGCGAAGTCATGGCGGTGCTCGGCGCGGCCGAGCACGCGTACGTATCAGTGCTGGACCTAGAGCTGCGTCGCCCCGGTCCCAGCTATACTGTGGAGACGCTCGCGGAACTGTCCCGCGGACGCCCCGGCGACGAATGGCTGCTGATCGTGGGCGCCGACGCCTGGCGGGATTTCCGGACCTGGCACGACCCGGATCGCATCCTGGAGCTGGCGCGGATCGTGGTTTTCCCGCGTCCCGGCATCGACCCGGACCCCGCGTCCTCCACGCCGCGCGTCACTCTGCTGGAGGACTTCCTGGTGCCGGTCACGTCCACGGCGATCCGGCGCCGCATCGCCGCCGGCGAATCCGTGACGCACCTGTTGCCGGGGCGCGTGCTGGACTATATCCGCCTGCACGGTCTGTACGGGTGCCCTTGCGCCGCGGATGACGGGGGGTGA
- a CDS encoding tetratricopeptide repeat protein translates to MTVRTSVHRLARARGLACLLLAAGLAGCGAHNPYPAGTYERAAAYREHGKHREAIDAYAAFLRQSPVDSLAVQAQFEKAMSYMAEKEYPLATVELQILRQEYPDSELVEQAVFEEARAYLLQVGRTERDITPAYDARIRFVSFLSTYPASSRAPEVRQYLVDISDLVVRKRLRQLSVYKRLGRQEAMAITLDRLIEEETTSSLRGGVMLRRARLARDMGDTAAARALCGRIAAEYPNTGEAARAAVLLEKLPSASGP, encoded by the coding sequence TTGACTGTCAGAACCAGTGTCCATCGCCTCGCCCGCGCCCGTGGCTTGGCGTGTCTGCTGCTGGCGGCCGGACTGGCCGGTTGCGGCGCCCACAATCCCTACCCGGCGGGAACGTACGAACGCGCGGCCGCCTATCGGGAGCACGGGAAGCATCGGGAAGCGATCGACGCCTACGCCGCCTTCCTCCGGCAGAGCCCCGTCGATTCCCTGGCGGTCCAGGCGCAATTCGAGAAGGCCATGAGCTACATGGCGGAGAAGGAATACCCGCTGGCGACCGTCGAGCTGCAGATCCTGCGGCAGGAATATCCGGACAGCGAGCTCGTGGAGCAGGCCGTCTTCGAGGAAGCCCGCGCGTATCTGCTGCAGGTGGGCAGGACCGAACGCGACATCACGCCTGCCTACGACGCGCGGATCCGCTTCGTATCATTCTTGAGCACCTATCCCGCCTCGTCCCGGGCGCCGGAGGTGAGACAGTACCTGGTGGACATCAGCGATCTCGTCGTGCGCAAGCGGCTTCGCCAGCTCTCGGTCTACAAGCGACTGGGCAGGCAGGAGGCGATGGCGATCACCCTGGACCGGCTCATCGAGGAGGAGACGACGAGCAGCCTGCGCGGCGGCGTCATGCTGCGCCGGGCGCGCCTGGCCCGGGACATGGGGGACACGGCCGCAGCGCGTGCGCTTTGCGGCAGGATCGCGGCGGAATATCCGAATACCGGCGAGGCTGCGCGGGCAGCCGTCCTGCTGGAGAAACTGCCGTCTGCGAGCGGGCCATGA
- a CDS encoding MiaB/RimO family radical SAM methylthiotransferase: MTGNRSVFITTLGCDKNLVDSEALLGRFMARGISLVEDPDAADILVVNTCGFIEAARLDSYDAIATLCARKGGRTLVVTGCLSQEQGAALAGRFPEVDLVSGVGNFDRILEALEARADRIPIGRPGDARYDGLADRPLLTPPHLAFVKISEGCNFRCAFCRIPTIRGNQRSRPVAEIAGEVARLAGRGVAEIMLVAQNTSDYGRGQGEDLLDLVRVLGGIAGLRRIRMHYLYPGLIDGDRFRRILETPKVVPYVDMPIQHASPRILRRMNRPFAVDELERFFTGLRAERPGVVLRTTILLGFPGEEEEDVEVTADFLSRIRFDHVGTYRYSPEAGTPGAERADTPDPEEVADREARLLDLQHDISLVRQLSRLGQIDEVVVDDIGDLTSWRDLTAELERAAVAQSRDDAEPSAAPGRLFTGGEVAVARGTAQAYDVDGVILMPAHGLSVGQWLRARTLATTPYDSLALPVGMDG; the protein is encoded by the coding sequence GTGACGGGAAACCGTTCCGTATTCATCACGACCCTGGGCTGCGACAAGAATCTCGTCGACTCCGAAGCCTTGCTGGGAAGGTTCATGGCGCGGGGGATCTCGCTCGTGGAGGACCCCGACGCCGCCGACATCCTCGTCGTCAACACCTGTGGCTTCATCGAGGCCGCCCGCCTGGACAGTTATGACGCCATCGCCACCCTCTGCGCGCGCAAGGGCGGGCGCACGCTCGTGGTGACCGGCTGCCTCTCGCAGGAACAGGGCGCCGCCCTCGCCGGGCGCTTTCCCGAGGTCGATCTGGTCAGCGGCGTGGGCAACTTCGACCGGATCCTCGAGGCCCTTGAGGCCCGCGCGGACCGCATACCCATCGGTCGGCCCGGGGACGCACGCTACGACGGCCTCGCCGACCGTCCCCTGCTGACACCGCCCCACCTGGCGTTCGTCAAGATCAGCGAGGGGTGCAACTTCCGCTGCGCGTTCTGCCGGATCCCCACGATTCGCGGGAATCAGCGCTCGCGGCCGGTGGCGGAGATCGCCGGCGAGGTGGCCCGGCTGGCCGGCCGTGGTGTCGCCGAGATCATGCTCGTCGCGCAGAATACCAGCGATTACGGACGCGGCCAGGGCGAGGACCTGCTGGATCTGGTACGCGTCCTGGGCGGGATCGCGGGTCTGCGCCGGATACGCATGCATTACCTGTATCCCGGCCTGATCGACGGCGACCGTTTCCGGCGCATCCTGGAGACGCCCAAGGTCGTCCCTTACGTGGACATGCCGATCCAGCATGCGTCGCCGCGTATCCTGAGGCGCATGAACAGGCCCTTCGCCGTGGACGAACTGGAACGCTTCTTCACCGGCCTGCGCGCCGAGAGGCCGGGCGTGGTCCTGCGCACGACCATCCTGCTCGGCTTTCCGGGCGAGGAGGAGGAGGACGTAGAGGTCACGGCCGATTTCCTGTCGCGTATCAGGTTTGACCATGTGGGGACCTACCGTTATTCTCCCGAGGCGGGGACGCCGGGCGCCGAGAGGGCGGACACGCCGGATCCCGAGGAAGTCGCGGACCGCGAGGCGCGTCTGCTGGACCTCCAGCACGACATCTCGCTCGTGCGCCAGCTCTCGCGCCTCGGCCAGATCGACGAGGTGGTGGTCGACGACATCGGCGACCTGACGTCCTGGCGGGACCTGACCGCGGAGCTGGAACGCGCGGCTGTCGCGCAGAGCCGTGATGATGCGGAACCGTCCGCAGCGCCGGGACGTTTGTTCACGGGCGGCGAGGTGGCGGTGGCGCGCGGCACCGCCCAGGCCTACGACGTCGACGGAGTGATTCTGATGCCGGCGCACGGTTTGTCCGTCGGCCAGTGGTTGCGTGCACGCACCCTGGCGACGACCCCTTACGACTCCCTGGCCCTGCCGGTCGGAATGGACGGCTGA
- a CDS encoding DNA translocase FtsK, which yields MSLGLYAVLALTGDGPHWGDVLAGGPLTGLFRPDHPGGPVGSGLAFACRVVFGSIWCWAVPAWFLWRGARLVVRGASRFLPLGGRLLTLCLASAAWLAQPAGPLPGEAAARSGGAVGWYLASGFHALFGRWGGLIFLTFFLLSALVLVARPWLGPLLDRLASVGVAVSLGFGAVGRGVWWLVALPARAVKALWSLWRGVGGDMADWRRNSRLEAQTNNVPPHVGAGRTTAPARATRMVHMLEPAAGPSDLPTQTEPSVPVTTVTRGKRGGGSVSTAVQRPPAGDGEFPEVDGGLVEPGARIPLPDLDLLHDTPAGGTQMTASVLNASADLLEETLRSFGVEGTVKDVRPGPVVTTFEYQPASGIKVNAIVQRSDDLALAMKARSIRMEAPIPGKAAVGIEIPNPTQEIVSMKEVFTLAADQLRKPLSVVLGRDVFGDPVSIDLADQPHLLVAGATGSGKSVCINAMICSLLLRCDPATVRLLLIDPKMLELNVYNDVPHLLTPVVTDPKEALRALKWMEAQMDHRYRRLSRHSVRNIEAYNHKVATGLVTGDDGEPVTEPMPYYVCIVDELADLIIQLGQEIELPITRLAQKARAVGIHLVLATQRPSVDVLTGVIKANIPCRIAFRVIQKNDSRTILDANGAEKLLGKGDMLYLQPGRARPIRLHGAYLEVDECEAIAAHWREYTEVTRHIALAEERDDLSGFELESDPLFERAREIVVFSQHGSTSMLQRKLQVGYARAGRLMDLLEQAGVVGPFIGSKAREVLMQPDVLEALEAADGEDPL from the coding sequence GTGTCCCTGGGATTGTACGCTGTCCTGGCCTTGACAGGCGACGGGCCCCACTGGGGCGACGTGCTGGCCGGCGGACCGTTGACCGGCCTGTTCCGCCCCGATCACCCGGGAGGGCCGGTCGGCTCGGGCCTCGCCTTCGCCTGCCGGGTCGTCTTCGGCAGCATCTGGTGCTGGGCCGTACCCGCCTGGTTTCTCTGGCGGGGCGCGCGGCTCGTGGTGCGCGGGGCTTCCCGGTTCCTGCCCCTCGGCGGTAGGCTGCTGACGTTGTGTCTGGCTTCGGCCGCCTGGCTCGCCCAGCCCGCAGGACCGCTTCCCGGCGAGGCGGCAGCCCGCTCGGGTGGGGCGGTCGGCTGGTATCTGGCCAGCGGTTTCCACGCGCTGTTCGGCCGCTGGGGCGGACTGATCTTCCTGACCTTCTTCCTGCTCTCGGCCCTGGTCCTCGTCGCCCGCCCCTGGCTCGGTCCGCTGCTGGACAGGCTGGCGTCGGTGGGCGTCGCCGTGTCGCTGGGCTTCGGCGCCGTCGGCCGGGGTGTGTGGTGGCTGGTGGCGTTGCCGGCGCGCGCCGTCAAGGCTCTCTGGTCCCTGTGGCGCGGCGTCGGTGGGGACATGGCGGACTGGCGACGCAACAGCCGGCTGGAGGCGCAGACGAACAACGTGCCACCGCATGTCGGCGCGGGCCGGACCACGGCTCCCGCACGGGCGACACGTATGGTGCACATGCTGGAACCCGCGGCGGGGCCGTCCGACCTGCCGACGCAGACGGAACCCTCGGTTCCCGTGACGACGGTCACGCGCGGCAAGAGGGGCGGGGGCTCCGTCAGCACCGCCGTGCAGAGGCCCCCGGCCGGGGATGGCGAGTTCCCCGAGGTGGACGGAGGGCTCGTCGAGCCCGGCGCGCGCATACCCCTGCCGGACCTGGACCTGCTGCACGACACGCCCGCCGGTGGAACGCAGATGACCGCGAGCGTCCTGAACGCCTCGGCGGACCTGTTGGAGGAGACCCTCCGCTCTTTCGGTGTGGAAGGAACGGTCAAGGACGTGCGTCCGGGGCCGGTGGTGACGACTTTCGAGTACCAGCCCGCCTCCGGGATCAAGGTCAACGCCATCGTGCAGCGCTCCGACGATCTGGCCCTGGCCATGAAGGCGCGATCGATCCGCATGGAGGCGCCCATACCCGGCAAGGCCGCCGTGGGCATCGAGATCCCGAATCCCACGCAGGAAATCGTGTCGATGAAGGAGGTCTTCACGCTCGCCGCCGACCAGCTGCGCAAACCGCTGAGCGTCGTCCTGGGACGGGACGTCTTCGGCGATCCCGTTTCGATCGATCTCGCGGACCAGCCGCACCTGCTGGTCGCCGGGGCGACGGGCAGCGGCAAGAGCGTTTGCATCAACGCCATGATCTGTTCGCTGCTGCTGCGTTGCGATCCCGCGACGGTGAGGCTATTGCTCATCGATCCCAAGATGCTGGAGCTGAACGTCTACAACGACGTGCCGCATCTGCTGACGCCCGTGGTGACCGATCCCAAGGAGGCGCTGCGGGCCTTGAAGTGGATGGAAGCGCAGATGGACCACCGCTACCGGCGCCTGTCCCGTCACAGCGTGCGCAACATCGAAGCCTACAACCACAAGGTGGCGACGGGACTGGTGACCGGCGACGACGGCGAACCCGTCACCGAGCCGATGCCCTACTACGTGTGCATCGTCGACGAACTGGCCGACCTCATCATCCAGCTGGGCCAGGAGATCGAGCTGCCCATCACGCGCCTGGCCCAGAAGGCGCGGGCGGTCGGGATCCACCTGGTGCTGGCCACGCAGCGTCCGAGCGTCGACGTGCTCACCGGCGTCATCAAGGCCAACATACCCTGCCGGATCGCTTTCCGCGTGATCCAGAAGAACGACTCCCGCACCATCCTCGACGCCAACGGGGCGGAGAAACTGCTCGGCAAGGGCGACATGCTCTACCTGCAGCCCGGGCGCGCCCGGCCCATCCGCCTGCACGGCGCCTACCTCGAGGTCGATGAGTGCGAGGCGATCGCCGCCCACTGGCGGGAATACACGGAAGTCACCCGGCACATCGCGTTGGCCGAGGAGCGGGACGACCTGTCCGGGTTCGAACTGGAGTCGGATCCACTCTTCGAGCGCGCGCGGGAGATCGTCGTGTTCTCCCAGCACGGTTCCACGTCCATGCTCCAGCGCAAGCTGCAGGTCGGCTATGCACGCGCCGGAAGGCTGATGGACCTGCTGGAGCAGGCGGGCGTGGTCGGTCCCTTCATCGGCAGCAAGGCGCGCGAAGTCCTGATGCAGCCCGACGTGCTCGAGGCGCTGGAGGCCGCGGACGGGGAAGATCCGCTGTGA
- the accC gene encoding acetyl-CoA carboxylase biotin carboxylase subunit: protein MFKKILVANRGEIALRIMRACREMDIACVAVHSTADAESLHVKYADESVCVGGKQSSESYLNIPNIIAAAEITGADALHPGYGFLAENAAFAEICDENSFAWIGPPGDVISRMGDKAVARQTAREAGVPTVPGSPGLIGSVEEAEAFAAQIGYPVIIKATAGGGGKGLRVARDVEDLRSGYVTARSEAGASFGNDGVYVEKFLQNPRHVEIQILGDKHGHVVHLGERDCSVQRRLQKLIEEAPSPAVSPALRRQMGEAAVKLARTVGYDSVGTVEFLLDEDGSYYFMEMNTRIQVEHPVTEMVTGIDLLKYQIAVAAGVPLDFGQDDVHLQGHAIECRINAENPTRDFMPCPGRIFFYHAPGGPGVRVDSHVYSEYSIPPYYDSLLAKIITHGRDREEALMRMQRALEECVIEGVPTSIPFHLEVLQNKIFRAGEATTKFLDSEMDGLKEAIEARVIAEEA from the coding sequence ATGTTCAAGAAGATACTCGTGGCAAACCGAGGCGAGATCGCGTTGCGCATCATGCGCGCCTGCCGGGAGATGGATATAGCCTGTGTGGCGGTTCATTCCACCGCCGATGCCGAGTCCCTGCACGTCAAGTACGCCGACGAGTCGGTGTGCGTGGGCGGCAAGCAGAGCAGCGAGAGTTACCTGAACATCCCCAACATCATCGCCGCGGCGGAGATAACCGGCGCCGACGCCCTCCATCCCGGCTACGGCTTCCTGGCCGAGAACGCCGCATTCGCCGAGATCTGCGACGAGAACAGCTTCGCCTGGATCGGGCCGCCGGGCGACGTCATCAGCCGGATGGGCGACAAGGCCGTCGCCCGGCAGACGGCGCGCGAGGCCGGCGTGCCCACCGTTCCCGGGAGTCCGGGCCTGATCGGGAGCGTGGAGGAGGCCGAGGCCTTCGCCGCGCAGATCGGTTATCCGGTGATCATCAAGGCGACCGCTGGCGGCGGCGGCAAGGGCCTGCGCGTGGCGCGGGACGTGGAGGATCTGCGCTCGGGATACGTCACGGCCAGGTCGGAAGCGGGCGCATCCTTCGGCAATGACGGGGTTTACGTCGAAAAATTCCTGCAGAACCCGAGGCATGTGGAGATCCAGATCCTCGGCGACAAGCACGGCCACGTGGTCCATCTGGGCGAGCGCGACTGCTCCGTGCAGCGCCGCCTCCAGAAACTTATCGAGGAGGCGCCCTCACCGGCCGTCTCGCCCGCACTGAGGCGCCAGATGGGCGAAGCCGCGGTCAAGCTGGCGCGGACCGTGGGCTACGACTCCGTCGGGACCGTCGAATTCCTCCTCGACGAGGACGGATCCTACTACTTCATGGAGATGAATACCCGCATACAGGTCGAGCACCCCGTCACGGAGATGGTGACCGGCATCGACCTGCTGAAGTACCAGATCGCGGTGGCTGCCGGAGTGCCTCTCGATTTCGGGCAGGACGACGTGCACCTGCAGGGCCATGCCATCGAGTGCCGCATCAACGCCGAGAACCCGACGCGCGACTTCATGCCGTGCCCCGGACGCATCTTCTTCTACCACGCGCCCGGAGGCCCCGGCGTACGCGTCGACAGCCACGTCTATTCCGAGTACAGCATTCCCCCGTACTACGATTCGCTGCTGGCCAAGATCATCACCCACGGCAGGGACCGGGAAGAGGCCCTGATGCGCATGCAGAGGGCGCTGGAGGAATGCGTGATCGAAGGCGTGCCCACATCCATCCCCTTCCACCTGGAAGTCCTGCAGAACAAGATTTTCCGCGCCGGCGAGGCCACCACCAAGTTCCTTGATAGCGAGATGGACGGTCTCAAGGAGGCGATCGAAGCTCGTGTCATCGCGGAAGAAGCATAA
- the accB gene encoding acetyl-CoA carboxylase biotin carboxyl carrier protein: MDLDKVRELVKLVEDSLIDELEISSEDTTIRIQKHATPQVLGMAASVPAMQAPMLPTPESAAESAAARNPERAKWKEIRSPIVGTFYRSPSPESPAFVNVGDAISAGQTLCIIEAMKVMNEIEAEFSGVIKEITAENASPVEAEAILFLVDPS; the protein is encoded by the coding sequence ATGGATCTCGACAAGGTTCGCGAACTGGTCAAACTGGTCGAGGACAGCCTGATCGACGAGCTGGAAATCTCCAGCGAGGATACGACCATCAGGATCCAGAAACACGCCACCCCCCAGGTCCTGGGCATGGCGGCGTCCGTTCCCGCCATGCAGGCGCCGATGCTGCCGACGCCCGAATCCGCGGCAGAATCCGCAGCCGCCAGGAACCCCGAGCGGGCCAAGTGGAAGGAGATACGTTCACCCATCGTGGGCACCTTCTACCGCTCTCCGTCGCCCGAGTCACCGGCCTTCGTGAACGTCGGCGATGCGATTTCGGCCGGCCAGACGCTCTGCATCATCGAGGCCATGAAGGTCATGAACGAGATCGAGGCGGAGTTCAGCGGCGTGATCAAGGAGATCACGGCCGAGAACGCCAGTCCGGTCGAGGCGGAAGCAATCCTCTTCCTGGTGGATCCTTCCTGA
- the efp gene encoding elongation factor P, which translates to MADTSDFRNGMVIDYRGNLWSIVEFQHVKPGKGPAFVRTKLKAVKSGKVVEETFRAGEKVEEVRLERRDYQYLYVDGDFMTFMSLETYEQISLPKDTLGDLAKYVKESETVSMLLREGMPLTVEPPHTVGLQVARADPGVRGDTAQGGTKPATMETGLVVMVPLFIEEGEVLKIDTRTGKYLGRV; encoded by the coding sequence TTGGCAGATACCAGCGATTTCCGCAATGGCATGGTGATCGATTACCGGGGCAACCTGTGGTCCATCGTGGAGTTCCAGCACGTCAAACCCGGCAAGGGTCCGGCCTTCGTCCGGACCAAGCTCAAGGCGGTAAAATCCGGCAAGGTCGTGGAAGAGACGTTCCGGGCCGGGGAGAAGGTCGAGGAAGTCAGGCTGGAGAGGCGGGACTATCAGTACCTCTACGTGGACGGCGACTTCATGACCTTCATGAGCCTCGAGACCTACGAGCAGATATCCCTGCCCAAGGATACGCTCGGCGACCTCGCAAAGTACGTCAAGGAGAGCGAGACCGTCAGCATGCTGTTGCGGGAGGGCATGCCGCTGACCGTCGAACCTCCGCACACGGTCGGGCTGCAGGTCGCCAGGGCCGACCCCGGCGTGCGCGGCGATACCGCCCAGGGCGGCACCAAGCCCGCAACCATGGAGACGGGCCTGGTCGTGATGGTGCCGCTGTTCATCGAGGAAGGCGAAGTCCTGAAGATCGATACCCGTACGGGTAAATACCTGGGGCGCGTCTAG
- a CDS encoding 3-dehydroquinate dehydratase produces MHRIAVLNGPNLGELSSRETEHYGDLAYDELERYCIDYGRELGLDVHCRQTDGEGELVRLIHESAAACDGIVLNAAAYTHTSVAVRDALLCVSVPVVEVHLSNPAAREDFRRRNLIVDVVSGSVAGFGSRGYGLALSGLKELLA; encoded by the coding sequence ATGCACAGGATCGCCGTCCTGAACGGACCCAACCTCGGAGAGTTGTCGTCGCGCGAGACGGAGCATTACGGCGACCTCGCGTACGACGAACTCGAGCGCTACTGCATCGATTACGGGCGGGAACTCGGATTGGACGTGCACTGCCGTCAAACGGACGGCGAGGGCGAACTCGTCCGGCTGATCCACGAGAGCGCCGCGGCTTGCGACGGCATCGTGCTGAATGCCGCCGCGTATACGCACACCTCGGTGGCGGTCAGGGACGCCCTGCTGTGCGTGAGCGTGCCGGTGGTGGAAGTCCATCTCTCGAATCCCGCCGCGCGCGAGGATTTTCGCCGCCGCAATCTCATCGTCGACGTCGTGTCGGGGAGCGTGGCCGGATTCGGGTCGCGCGGATACGGTCTGGCCCTCTCCGGGCTGAAAGAGCTGCTCGCTTGA